In one Candidatus Nitronereus thalassa genomic region, the following are encoded:
- a CDS encoding ATP-binding protein — protein sequence MAGTSRQGGFTKKLILSMLLVGLLPLLIGLSLAFYFGMREIREVNGANFQALAVETARRLDLVVVDEQTRNQQIAKLPVIIQELENLRDQIQQLSPEQVQARLSKEDAAWKSQDSTFQATIIEHPLTQTLIRSVLGTNTGFSSTSSMVARSATRVLYVTDILGRVVATTNANVSYLHQQSDWWKGAFHTGVGKPYISNLEFDDLLRTYTFSIAVPVMDSIRYRAVGVLHRVYDAKEFFAPSIDVIHFGKTGHVMLMDSDGRVISCPILNTGEKIADSQLIPLVTPLIPGWTLGTTDGHGGQDQSIIGFSALPTMSRVMMDSTGKPWHLFVWQSSEELFAPVYNLRIWIVSFGLISSVLLLILGVLVSRQVVRPLRDLQSAAQRIANREMTDPITIKTGDEIEDLAEEINHMNMQLQAAFSGLLSEVETKTQEVKYLRESTTQILEGIPDPVIMVDEHLDVKYMNQAFMHAAGLTNGWGDNQNLLQLISPSSQEQQQLRQEVHNLLDLSPTDTSANGDGETRMAKQINDPLLQHNTDSPSAHEHLLTIENRIFRYDWFPVGLRPGENPKYGILLRDTTDEKRLQDQLINSEKSTSLGVLCSGIGHELNNPLVGVIGLAEAIQDEEDVQKAKSHAKAIVQQGQRMAKVIRDLVGQIRNQEAAIPTALDLNVHLDLIVQYMNVKGDYPEVTIRKEYHDLPPFYGQTDEIRLLFFHVIKNAIQAMEGKGLLTLRTHTSDSGNIEIRIEDTGIGISPNLLAKVFDPFFTTKFQGEGSGLGLTIVQRIVQKYGGRVGLESVEGQGTQCSIILPGENQAHNKEEEEKGNLA from the coding sequence ATGGCCGGGACGTCCAGACAAGGCGGATTCACCAAAAAGCTCATTCTCTCGATGCTCTTGGTAGGACTTCTGCCTCTGCTTATTGGTTTGTCGTTGGCATTTTATTTTGGCATGCGAGAAATTCGCGAAGTGAATGGCGCCAATTTTCAGGCCCTTGCCGTGGAAACTGCCCGAAGGTTGGACCTTGTGGTAGTCGACGAACAAACAAGGAACCAACAAATTGCCAAATTACCGGTAATTATTCAGGAACTGGAGAACCTTCGAGACCAAATCCAGCAGTTATCTCCTGAACAAGTTCAAGCTCGTCTTTCCAAGGAAGATGCCGCATGGAAGTCGCAAGATTCAACCTTTCAAGCCACAATAATTGAACATCCGCTCACCCAGACTCTCATCCGCAGCGTTCTTGGGACCAACACTGGGTTTTCATCAACTTCTTCTATGGTGGCACGGTCTGCCACTCGGGTGCTCTATGTGACCGATATCCTCGGCCGAGTGGTGGCGACGACCAATGCGAATGTGTCCTACCTCCATCAACAGTCAGACTGGTGGAAAGGGGCCTTTCACACTGGGGTAGGGAAACCCTATATCAGCAATTTAGAATTTGACGATTTATTGCGTACGTACACGTTTTCCATCGCGGTGCCGGTAATGGATAGTATTCGATACCGGGCCGTCGGCGTGTTACACCGCGTCTATGATGCCAAAGAATTTTTCGCACCATCTATTGATGTGATTCATTTTGGGAAAACGGGCCATGTGATGCTGATGGATAGTGATGGCCGTGTGATTAGCTGTCCAATTCTCAACACTGGTGAAAAAATTGCCGACTCCCAATTAATTCCCTTGGTCACACCTCTTATCCCAGGATGGACCTTGGGCACCACCGACGGACATGGCGGCCAGGACCAGTCGATTATTGGATTCTCGGCCTTGCCAACAATGTCCAGGGTCATGATGGATTCGACAGGAAAGCCGTGGCATTTGTTTGTCTGGCAGTCTTCAGAAGAGCTGTTTGCGCCCGTATATAACCTACGCATTTGGATCGTTTCCTTTGGCCTTATTTCTTCGGTTCTGTTATTGATCCTTGGGGTTTTGGTGTCGAGACAAGTCGTCCGTCCCCTTCGTGATTTACAAAGTGCCGCCCAACGCATTGCCAATCGGGAGATGACAGATCCGATTACCATTAAGACCGGCGATGAAATCGAGGATCTGGCAGAAGAGATTAATCACATGAATATGCAACTCCAGGCAGCGTTTTCCGGATTACTCAGCGAAGTCGAGACGAAGACACAGGAAGTCAAGTATCTCCGTGAATCCACTACTCAGATCCTCGAAGGAATTCCCGACCCGGTCATCATGGTAGATGAGCATCTCGATGTGAAGTATATGAATCAGGCTTTTATGCATGCGGCTGGACTTACAAATGGCTGGGGTGACAATCAAAATTTATTGCAATTGATTTCCCCGAGCTCACAAGAACAGCAGCAACTCCGCCAGGAGGTTCATAACTTGTTGGACCTTTCTCCCACTGATACTTCAGCGAACGGGGATGGAGAGACGCGTATGGCGAAACAAATTAATGATCCGCTCCTCCAACATAACACCGATTCGCCTTCGGCCCACGAACACCTTCTCACCATCGAAAACCGGATTTTCCGGTACGACTGGTTCCCTGTCGGTCTTCGTCCAGGAGAAAATCCCAAATATGGAATTTTGTTACGAGATACGACTGACGAAAAACGGCTCCAGGATCAACTCATAAACAGTGAAAAGTCGACCAGTTTGGGGGTTCTCTGTTCAGGCATTGGCCATGAACTCAACAACCCATTGGTCGGTGTCATTGGATTGGCCGAAGCCATTCAAGATGAGGAAGATGTACAAAAGGCTAAAAGTCATGCCAAAGCCATTGTTCAGCAGGGCCAACGCATGGCCAAAGTGATACGAGATCTGGTCGGACAAATCAGGAATCAGGAAGCAGCGATTCCAACGGCTCTTGATCTCAATGTGCATTTAGACCTGATTGTGCAATACATGAACGTCAAAGGGGACTATCCCGAGGTCACTATTCGGAAGGAGTACCACGATCTTCCTCCATTTTACGGGCAAACCGACGAAATACGCCTTCTATTTTTTCATGTGATCAAGAATGCGATCCAAGCCATGGAAGGGAAAGGTCTGCTCACCTTAAGAACTCATACCTCGGATTCAGGCAATATTGAAATACGGATTGAAGACACGGGTATCGGTATTTCACCAAATCTTCTGGCTAAGGTGTTTGACCCCTTTTTCACGACTAAGTTTCAAGGAGAGGGTAGCGGGCTTGGGTTAACCATTGTACAGAGGATTGTACAAAAATATGGAGGCCGGGTGGGATTGGAAAGTGTAGAAGGTCAAGGAACGCAATGCAGCATCATCCTCCCGGGCGAAAACCAGGCTCATAATAAGGAGGAGGAGGAGAAGGGAAATCTTGCATGA